The nucleotide window ATCAACATTGAGCATGACAAAGTTTAATTTATCCCCATATTCCGTCTTCAATTTGCTGACATCTTCCGCCATTGCTTGACAAGTAGTACACCAATTGGCATAAAACTCTATTAAAGTTGGTTTGCCGTTATTCACTGCTACGTCTATAGGGACAGCTTTAGTCGCTAGCGTCTCTAAAGTTGTAGTGGGGGTTTGAGTCCGAAATCCCAAACTCAAGGCGATCGCGAGGGCGATCGCAGCCATAGCGATGATAAAATTGCGCCAGCGAGGATCGGATGGGGCAGAATTGGATTCGGGGAGGTTCGCAGCCATGTCTAATATTGCGTAGGATCAAAATACCAGTATACTTTCACTCTCCAAAACCCCTACCGTGAAAAAACGGGTCAAACTTACCTTCCCCAAACGTTATATCCAAATGCCGATTACCTATCGGCTAGCCAAAGATTTTAACGTCGCTGCTAATATTATTCGCGCTCAAGTAGCCCCCAATCAAGTGGGTAAGCTAGTGGTAGAACTATCGGGAGATATCGATCAATTAGATAGTGCCATTGACTGGATGCGATCGCAAGGGGTTCAAGTCTCTCTCGCTAGCAAGGAAATCTTGATTGATGAAGAAACCTGCGTTCATTGTGGGTTATGCACCGGAGTTTGTCCGACAGAAGCCTTAACCCTCGAACCATCGACCTTCCGTCTCCATTTTGCCAGATCTCGCTGCATCGTCTGCGAACAGTGTATCCCGACTTGTCCGGTACAAGCAATTTCTACTAATATTTAGTGAAGATACCTCATACCAATTCACCTTGAAGACGCTACAAATTTTGGGTAGGGGCGCAACGCGTTGCGCCCCTACTTCAGTGGACTTGAGCTATGAGCCGTGAACTTGAGTTCACGGCGGAGCAAGGCTTTCACGTTAAGTTGACACCAATGAATCCTTTGCGCCCCTACAGAGAATTCATGCGTAGTGATTATTTAGTGAATTGGTATAAGTTGCGATCGCTCGATCGCTTGATATATTAGGGTAGGCAATGGCTAACCTACTTCTATAGAACCCATGTCAACTAGCGATCTATCAAATTCAGAAACAGGCTATCGCCATCTTCCTCAGTTAAAGTTACCAGCAATGTTTCGGTTGGGATTATTTCAAGTCGGTTTGGGAATGATGTCTGTTCTCCCAGATGGGGTTTTAAACCGAGTTTTAATTAAGGAATTAGGAGTTCCTGCAACTATTGCTAGTTTAATTTTAGCCATGACTTTGTTTGTGGCACCAGCAAGAATCTGGTTTGGGCAAATGTCTGATGCGAAAAAGCTTTGGGGTTATCACCGCACTGGCTATGCTTGGATTGGCATCATTTCTATGGCTATTATGGCGATAGTAACTGTTCAACTAATGTGGCAACTTAATAATAGTTTAGTTGCTAATGGTTGGAGTGGAGAAACATATGCAAGGGCAGGATTGTTAACTCTGGGATTTGGGACTTATGGGTTAGCTGTGTCGATTTGTTCTACCCCATTTGCCACTTTATTGGTAGATGTCTCTGATGACGATAACCGTTCGCAACTGGTGGCGATTGATTGGGGAATGCTGATTGGGGGAACGGTAGTGGGAGCCGTTACGATTGGGGTTTTACTCAAAAAACTGAACTTTGATGCGGAAATTGGGCAAGTTGAAACAGCCATCAACCGACTATTTTTTATCATACCTGCGATCGCAGTTACCCTAGCTTTTTTGGCTACTTGGGGGATGGAGAAGAAGTATTCCCGTTACAGTTTGCGTTCTCAATTAGTTAACCGAGAGGAAAGTATCACTCTCAAACGCGCATGGCGGATTTTAACTACTAGTCGTCAAACCAAGATTTTCTTTATTTTCTTACTGTTCATGACATTGGGTTTATGGATGCAAGATCCAGTTTTAGAACCCTATGGCGGTGAAGTATTCAAAATGGAAATAGGCGCTACAGCTAGTCTAAATGCTTTTTGGGGGATAGGAACTTTAGTTGGGCTGGTTATCTCTGGATTTTTCCTGGTTCCTCGGATTGGCAAGCAAAAAACCGCTAAGATTGGCTGTATTGCCTGTGCTGCTTGTTTGACATTAGTGATTCTATCTGGATTTACCCAAGCGCGTGTAGCTTTACAAATTGCCTTACTTTGTTTTGGTTTAGGTTCGGGAATTTTAACCTCTGGGGCGATTACACTGATGTTAGACCTAACAGCAGCCGAAACTGCTGGTACTTTCATCGGCGCGTGGGGATTAGCTCAAGCTTTTGCCAGAGGAATGGCTAAAGTGATTGGAGGAGGGTTATTAGATCTTGGTAGAGGAATATTTGGCAGTAACTTAGTGCTGGCATATGGGTTAGTATTTATCTTGCAAGCCGCCGCGATGTTGACAGCAATTATATTTTTGCAGCAAGTAAGCGTACAAGAGTTTCGCACCAACGCCCAACAAGCGATCGCTTCTGTGTTAGAAAACGAGAGAGATTAGATGGATAATTTTTGGGCGCAGGTTCTAGAATTTGCCGAAACAACTACTCATCGCGTAGGCGAACAGTTGTTACAATACTTTGGCAATGTCCAAGCAACCAGAAAAGCTGATGGTAGTCTAGTCACCGAAGCCGATCGATGGTCAGATACCGAGATAAAAGCAGCTATAGCCAAAAAATTCCCAGATCATGCTGTATTAACCGAAGAATCGCAACATATAGTCCCAGGATCAGATTGGTTTTGGGCAATAGATCCTTTAGATGGCACCACTAACTTTACCAGAGGAGTTCCCATTTGGGGAATTGTCTTGGGATTATTTTATAAAGGAACTCCCGTTTTTGGTTACGTCCACTTTCCCCCATTAAACCAGTCTTTTCACGGTTTTTGGGATGCTAGCGGCGAACTCAACCTCACACCAGGGGCTTTCTTAAATCATCAACCGATTCACAGCAGTCTAGAAAATCCCAGTCAGAACCATTTTTTCAGCTTGTGCGCTCGGAGTACCTTCATCCTCAAACCTGGTTTTCCCTGCAAAATCAGAATGCTAGGAGTCGCCAGTTACAACTTTCTCGCCGTTGCTTCTGGAACCGCTTTGGGAGGCGTGGAAGCAACCCCAAAAATATGGGATTTAGCGGGAGTTTACCCAATTATTCAAGCTGCTGGCGCTAGTTGGATACATCTGTCTTCTGAACCCCTATTTCCCCTCAAAGCTGGCGAAGACTATGGTCAGCGTTCTTTACCCACTTTAGTCGTTAGCCGCCCAGAATTGGTTCCGATTTTTGAGCCTTGGGTAGAAGCTTTGAGGAGTTAGGAGAGATGCAATAAGTGCCCCATGCCCCATGCCCCATGCAATTTACTTACGCCGATGAACCACCACCCACTCTAAATAACCAATTGGCGCATTTAACTTAATTAAGGCTTCTGGAGCCGGATCTTTCTGCAAATTAATTGATTCAACTCGTCCAATCGGTAATCCAGCCGGAAATAACTGACTAACAGTAGAAGTAACTATCAAGTCTCCTGGGCGGACATTTGGTACTTTATCAAAAAACTCTACCACTGCGCGATCGCCCTCTTGACCACGCAAAAAGCCCATATTGCGACTTCTCCCAACAGCTACACCCACTCTACTGCTGCGATCGCTAATTAGCAATACCCGACTACTACTAGCAGAAGTTGTCACTACTCTACCAATTAATCCTCCAGGAGCCATCACCGTATCACCGACGCGGATACCATCTTTTTCACCCCTAGCCAGAGTTAATTGATGCCACCAATTATCGGCACTGCGTCCGACTACGGGGGTTATGATACCAGGGAATTTGCTGGTCTTAGAATAATTAATCAGTTTTCGCAGTTGCTGATTTTGGGTTTCTACCTCTTTCAGACGTGCTTCTAGTTCTTCTATCTTAGCATTAGTCAATAGCTGAACTTTACTAATATTTCCTTGCCAAGGGCGAGATATCTGTTGATATAGCTCCAAAATCAAAGATCCTTGGGTTTGCCGGAAAAACCAAGCACCTCCCAAAGCTAAACTTATAAGGATCAAGGGAACGCGGTAACGTCCCCACCACTGACTCCAACCATACATAACATTTACAGCTAATTCCAAGTTGTTGAGAGTAAGGAAGAAGGAAGGAGGAAGGAATTTTTACGGTAGCTTACCTATGAACTAAGTCAAAAGCAAAAAGTTTTTCCCGATTCCCGATTCCCGATTCCCGATTCCCTAATCCCCAATCCCCATTTAAGAGTTACGAAAATGACCGCTAAATACCCGCTCTAACTGTTTGAAATTCTCTAAAACCTTACCCGTACCCATAACTACGCAAGTCAGAGGATCGGCTGCAATATGAGTTACAATTCCAGTTTCATGAGTAATTAATTTATCTATACCTTTGAGTAAAGCACCACCACCTGCTAACATAATCCCGCGATCGACAATATCCGAACCAATTTCTGGGGGTGTCTTTTCCAGAGTTCGCTTCACAGCTTCAATGATGATTGACAGTGGTTCTGACATACTTTCACGGATTTCTGGGGCTTTGATAGTGATATTTCTCGGTAAACCAGAAAGTAGGTGTAATCCCCTAACTTCCATCACATTTTCTATATCCCCATCGCTAGGAAAAGCCGAACCAATCTGAATTTTAATATCTTCAGCCGTCCGCTCTCCAATGACAATGTTATGGACTTTTTTCATGTACTGAATGATACATTCAGTCAATTCGTCTCCAGCTACCCGCACAGACTCACTGATTACCGAACCTTGTAAACTGAGGACGGCGACTTCTGTCGTTCCGCCCCCAATATCGATAATCATATTACCTGTGGGTTCAGTGATGGGTAAGCCAGCCCCGATCGCAGCAGCCATTGGCTCATCTATCAAATATACTTCCCTAGCTCCAGCTTGAGAAGCAGCTTCCATCACCGCACGCCGTTCTACGCTAGTAATCCCACTGGGAACCCCAATAATAATTCTAGGAGAAACTAGAGTCCTGCCTTCATGAACTCGCCGAATAAACTGTTTGAGCATTAATTCTGCGTTATCAAAGTCGGCAATCACTCCGTCTCGCAAAGGGCGCACCACGATGACATTACCTGGTGTCCGTCCTAGCATACTCTTGGCTTCTTTACCGACAGCCAGGGGTATTTTCTCATTTTGGTCAACAGCAACTACAGACGGCTCTTCGAGGACAATCCCTTTACCTGGTACGTAAATTAATGTATTAGCAGTTCCCAGGTCAATCCCCATATCCCTGGATAAACTGGATAAAGAGAAGCGACTAAACCAACCCACCTATTTTATGCTCCCACAGTGCAATGGTTCGACTTTTGACTTAGAATCTAACCGAGTGGATTCTATTACTTTTTATCTTCACAGTCTAGTGTGAATTTTTACAGTCGTGGTTGGCTGCAACTAAAATTTATCCACTGGCGATCGCAATCTGGGCTAGGAACCAGTTTTTGTTCTAAAATTTATTAGTACATAAGTACTGAAATATATATGAGTATCAATGTTGTACATTTAGTCGGACGGGTTGGTGGCGAACCAGAAGTTAGGTATTTTGAAAGTGGCAGTATCAAGTGCAGTTTGACGTTAGCGGTAAATCGACTCAGTAAGAATAAGGATAATGAGCCGCCAGATTGGTTTAACTTAGAGTTATGGGGAAAGACGGCGGAAATAGCTGCTAATTATGTCCGAAAAGGCAGTTTGATCGGTGTCCAAGGAGCTTTTAAAATAGAGACTTGGCAAGATCGTACTACTAATACCGAAAGATCTAAGCCAGTAATTAAGGTTGAGCGCCTAGATTTGCTAGGTTCTAAGCGCGATAGCGATCCTAATGCTGTGAGTAACTACACTACCAATGTAGAGATGTAAAATTCTAAGCTAGGCGGCGACGGTGCCAAAGATTAGTCCAAATCAAGGCACCTGCAAAGACTAAAGTGGAGAGGAGGACGACACTAGCTCCAGAGGCGATATCGAGATAGTAACTCAGATAGATGCCCAAAAAAGAGATAATCATGCCTGTGATTCCAGAGATGATCATAATATGACTAAAGCGATCGCTCAACAACCGAGCGATCGACGCAGGAATCACTACCGCCGAGATAATCAACGTTACGCCCAAAATATTCAACGTAGAGACGAGTAAAGTCGCCAGCATCAAAGCAAACAAGGTATCCATCGCTACAACGGGAACCCCATGCACTTTAGCTACATCGCGATCGAAACTCCAAAATAGCAAAGGTCTGTAAAAAATTACTACCAAAGCCAGTAGAGTAATTGTGACTCCAGCTACCACTATTAGATCGCTCTGAGAGACACCTAAAACGTTCCCAAACAAGGCTGCTTCAAAATTACGACTGAAGTTGCGATGAGTGCTAATAATAGCCACTCCCAGGGCAAAACTGGCGGTAGTAACAATCCCGATCGCCGCATCAGAATAAACTTTGCGTCCTGTGAGATACTGAATTAATAAGGCGGTAATAAACCCCCAAATCCCCGAACCAATGTAGAAATTAATTTCTAAAACATAGCTCAAAACCGCTCCACCCAAAATGGCATGGGATAAGCCATGAGCAATGTAACTTAGTCTGCGAGTAATAATATAAACCCCCATTACCCCACATAATAGCCCTGCCATAGTTCCTACTAGCAAAGGTATGACAAAGATTTCGCGGGTAAATGGCTGTAATAATGTGTTCATAAGCTGCCTTAGCCTTTAATTTACTAGAAGACAGGAAGAAGGATCGATTCTCAAAATACTTTTGACTTTTTTCTAGAGATGAGAATCACTTCCCCAGATAGAAGTGGGTACTTGATTCAGTGTTTGATGTAGACGTGAGGTTTGACCGCTAGCAATGAGAATGCGATCGCCTTGATGAACTACAATCATTTCTGCACCAAATGTTTTTTCCAAATTACTGGGATTAAACACATTAATTGGTTCTCCTTGACACACCACACCTCGATTAAAACAAATTACCCAAGGAAGATGAGAAGCAACTGAATTGAGATCGTGAGTTGAGAGTAAAATTGTTAATCCTTGTTGATTTAATTCTCCTAACAGATGTAGTAATTCGTGTTGCATCCTTAAATCTGAACTGCTAGTTGGTTCGTCTAAAATTACTAGATCTGGTTCCCCAACTAAAGCTCTAGCTAGAAAGACTCTTTGTTGCTGTCCTCCCGATAATTCTCCAATTGATTGATGCGCTACATGAGCAATATTTAAACGTTCTAATATCTCTTTGACTAAACGGCGATCGCGTTTGCTAGGTCGTGAGAAGAGTTTTCTCTGGCGATAGCGACCCATCAAGACTACTTCATAGGCTGTTACTGGAAAGTTCCAATCGACTGTTTCTACTTGGGGTACATAACCTACTTTCGGCGGTGATTGTCCTTTTTTGAGTTGTTTTCCTTGAAACAAAACTTCTCCAGACCAAGGAGGAATTAACCCTAAAATAGTTTTCATCAAGGTACTTTTACCTCCACCAGATGGTCCGACTAAACCACACATATTACCTGGAGGAAAAGAGAGATTTACATTAGTAAATACGGGCTGATTTTGATAACCACAGCTTAAGTTTTTGACTTCTAATAAAGCGGGTTTTGAGATTTTGGGTTGAATGGTTAAAGTATCAGCCATTAATTAAAAAGATAAAGAATAAATATTACTGATTGTTTTTGGCAGTAGGTCCAACTACATTTGCTGTATTTAATTGAGCAACCAATTGGGGATTTCCTCCTAAATTTTCGGCTAATATTTTCAAGTTATCTGCCATCATGCCAACATATGTATGCTGCGGATTACTATTTTCCATTGCATTCGCTGAACCCTCGCCAGGTAATGCATCATCACTGGTATTAGCTAGCTTGACTTTGGCTTCTTTGGCAATTCGCTCAGAAATTTTGCTGGGGTAAACTTCCGAACCAAAAATAGCTGGAACTCCTGTTTGATTAATTTGGTCTAACAATTTAGCAATATCTTGGGCTGAAGGTTCATTAAAGTCTGAAGGTTGAATGGCACCAATAACTGTAAAACCATAATCTCTTGCCCAGTATGCCCATGAATCATGATAGGTTAATAGCTTGCGATTTTGAGGAGGAATACTGGCAACTACAGCACGAGTAACTTTATCTAAATCATCTAGACGAGCTAGATAATTTTTTAAGTTAGTATTATAGTAATCTTTTCCTTCTGGATCTAACTCAATCAGGTGCTTGGCGGCTAGTTTAGCATAATTAGCTGCATACTTGTTATTGACCCATAAATGCGGATTTGGATCTCCTTTTTCTTGGGGAAAACTGAAGTCAAAAATCCAATCTTTTTTAGCGATAGTTTCATCACCTATTTGATATATTTTAGTATCTTTGGGTTTGCTAGAATTAGCTAATTTCTGAGTAGGAATTTCCAAACTAAGACCATTGACTATAATGAGATTAGCCTTAGCCAAAATTTCGGCATCAGAAGGACGAGGTTCAAATGTGTGAGAGTCTGTACCCTCTGGAATAATTCCTTGAACTTTAACTCTTTCTCCAGCAATGTTACTTACAATATTGGTAATAGGAGCTACAGTTGTAACTACTAATAGTGGGGTTTTAAAAGTGCGATCGCCAACAGATAATGGTGTGGATGTCACCGCAACTGGAGGAGAAGTATTGACATTTTGAGAAGTTTCACAACCTACTAAAAAGCAGCTTAGAAATAACAAAAATCCGGACAGTTTTTTCATTCTTTAATGTACCACTAATCCCAGTCTGATAAACAATATAAGATAGCCTCCTTAATCTTAATAAATCAATCCCCTATAGGGGTATATTTATTAAACCTTTAGATTGTCTTTATATTTATGCACTCGAATTTATTAGCTCAAAAGAATGAAGATAATATAGAATATTTCTACCGAATGATAGATGCGATCGCGCAGATAATCTCTGGCGGACAGTTAGGAGATTTCCCTTATTAATTTCCCACGTCAAAGTACATAAGCTTTTATTGATGACAAACCGGAAATATCTCAAACAATTTGATAATTAAATTAATTTATAGAGCTAGTTTAAAATTGAACAAATCGTGCAGAGTACCAAAATTAGTGAATTAATAATATGACAATCCTAAATTATTTATAAGGTAAGACGCATCTAAATAAATTTGTTAATCCGGATCTTTGCGTCAGACTCATACCCCAATTTAAATGCCGAACAGCTTAGCTCTGTCTCCCTTATCCCTCGTTTTTGCATCTAAAATAGGACTGGCAAACGCGATTGCGATCGAGGCAATTTTAAGCAGGGTATCTTGCGAGTAAACTAGTAAAAAACATTGTCAACTAGCAATTTCTATGAATTTGAGATTTATCTTATTCCCTAAGTGGCTCAGACGAAGGTGGTCAGTCGCAACATTTTCATTATGCCTCATCCTCGTCTTGTTACTAGGTGGCGGTAATTCGGTTTTGTTCGCTTTTGCTGACGAAAGTCGGATTTCCAATAGTGTTGAATCAGTTTCCTTAACTAAAAACGCCCGTAGAACACGTTTAGCTAACGGTTTGACGATTCTGACTAAAGAAGTACACACCGCACCTATCGTCACCGTTCAGGTATGGTACAAAGTTGGCTCTCGCAACGAAGCGCCAGGAGTCAATGGGATTGCACACCAACTAGAGCATATGCTCTTTAAAGGCACCAAAGATCGTCCCATTCAATTTGGAAGGTTATTTAGCGCCTTGGGTAGCGATTCCAATGCTTTTACCAGTTACGATATGACAGCTTACTTTGGCACTGTAGAGCGGAACAAACTCAAAGCCTTGATGGAAATAGAAGCAGATCGCATGAAAAATTCGGTAATTGACGACAAAAAGCTAGAAAGCGAAAAAAGAGTCGTTATTTCTGAGTTACAAGGCTATGAAAATGGTCCTGGATATCGCCTCAGTCGTGCAGTTAAACGTGATGCTTTCCCAAATCATCCCTATGGCTTGACTGTGGGGGGAACTAAAGCCGATGTAGAGAAGTTTACTCCAGAGCAGGTTAAATCTTATTACAACAGGTTTTATAGTCCAGATAACGCCACCTTAGTTATTGTCGGAGATTTTGAGACGGAAGCGACTTTAAAGGCTGCAAAAGATATTTTTGGCAAAATTCCCAAACATCAAAGCTCAACTTCCGAAAAGCTAGGAAATACAATACCTAAGCTAGAAACTACCATCAAACCCCCACTAGAAGGGAAAGTTAAACCACCTATTGTTTTAAAAGAACCAGGAAGTGCAGCTTTACTAGAGGCTGTATATCCTGCACCTGATGTTAATAACCCTGATGTTCCAGCTTTAGATGTCATGAACTATATTCTGACTGAAGGGCGCAATTCTAGGTTATATGAACCCCTAATCGAGTCAGGATTAGCTAGTGGCATTGACGGTGGGGTAGCCAACCTAATTTCTGGTGGTTGGGCGGAATTTTCAGCTACAGCTACTCCTGGGAAGAAATTACCCGATATCGATGGCGCTATCTTACAAACCATCGAAACTTTGCAAACCAAAGGGGTGACTTTAGAAGAAGTCAACCGCGCTAAAGCTCAGCTAACAGCCAGTGCGATTTTAGGCAATAGAGATATTAACAGTCAAGCTCAGCAGTTGGGTAACGACCAAACTGTAACTGGAGATTATCAGTTTACCGATAAGTATTTAGCTGGAGTGCAAAAAGTTACACCTGCTGATGTAAAGCGAGTGGCTAATAAGTATCTCAAACCGAGTCTACGCACTGTAGGATACTTTGAACCCACTCAAATTTCGGGAAAACCAGGCTCTCAAGCCACTAATTCAAGTCAAACTTCAGAAAGCTTTAATGCAGGACCACCTGTAGATCCGGCGGAAGTAGCTAAATACTTACCAAAAATCGATTCAGAGACTGTTTCCTCTACTCAGTCTTTACCGCAAACTTTTGAACTCAAAAATGGGTTAAAGGTATTACTGCTCAAAGATACTAGCACTCCCACAGTCAGTTTGAGCGGTTATATCCAAGCTGGAACCGAATTTGATGCGGCTGAAAAATCCGGTTTAGCATCTCTAACGGCAGATAATTTAACTAATGGCACCAAAACCAGAGATGCATTAACTATTGCTAAAATTCTAGCTGATCGCGGCGCGCAACTTGGTGCTAGTGCTAACCGAGAAGGTGTCAGTATTGGGGGTAGAGCTTTAGCTAGAGATTTACCGATTCTAGTTGATGTATTAGCCGATCTAACTCAAAATGCCATCTTTCCGACTCAAGAATTAGAATTAAGTCGCCAAAGAGCGTTAACCTCTTTAAAACTAGAGCTAGATAATCCAGGTCGTGTAGGGCGGCGTACCTTTCAACAGCAAGTTTATCCCAAAAATCATCCCTTCTATAATTTCCCCACAGAAGCGAGTTTAAAAGCCATTAGTCGCGAAGATTTGGTCAACTTCTACCAACAGCACTATGCACCAAATAATATGACCTTGGCTATAGCTGGTGATTTTAGTCCCAAACAAGTGCGATCGCTGCTGGAATCCAAATTTGGTAGTTGGAAAAAGACGACTCAAACTAGTTCTAGCACACTACCAGAGGTAAAACTCCCAGCTAAAACCGTTCGATTGAACCCAACTTTACCAGGTAAAACCCAATCCATCTCAATTTTAGGTTACCAGGGCATCTCCCGCCGCGATCCTCAGTTCTACCCAGCCTTAGTCATGAACGATATGTTAGGGGGAAGTACCTTATCGAGTAGATTAGGATCGGAAATCCGCGATCGCCTTGGCTTAACCTACGGGATCTACAGCGTCTTTGCAACTGGTAGATATCCAGGACCATTTTTTATTCAAATGCAAACTGCTCCAGAAGACGCTCAAAAAGCCGTTGATAGCACCATTAATGTCCTCAAGCAAATTCGATCTCAAGGGTTTAGCGTCGAGGAAATTAACGCTGCTAAATCATCTTTAGCTAGTAGCTACAACGTTGAAATTGCCGATCCCGATGCTTTAATTAGTACAATTTTGTCCAATCAAGTTTATGGACTTAGTAAAGAGGAAATTAGAGACTTTAGCCGCAAAATCCAAGAGGTAACTCCAGAACAAGTCAACCAAGCTACTAAGGATTTATTACATCCAGACAACTTGGTGATTGTCACAGTTGGACCACCATTGTCATAAT belongs to Merismopedia glauca CCAP 1448/3 and includes:
- a CDS encoding M16 family metallopeptidase, which produces MNLRFILFPKWLRRRWSVATFSLCLILVLLLGGGNSVLFAFADESRISNSVESVSLTKNARRTRLANGLTILTKEVHTAPIVTVQVWYKVGSRNEAPGVNGIAHQLEHMLFKGTKDRPIQFGRLFSALGSDSNAFTSYDMTAYFGTVERNKLKALMEIEADRMKNSVIDDKKLESEKRVVISELQGYENGPGYRLSRAVKRDAFPNHPYGLTVGGTKADVEKFTPEQVKSYYNRFYSPDNATLVIVGDFETEATLKAAKDIFGKIPKHQSSTSEKLGNTIPKLETTIKPPLEGKVKPPIVLKEPGSAALLEAVYPAPDVNNPDVPALDVMNYILTEGRNSRLYEPLIESGLASGIDGGVANLISGGWAEFSATATPGKKLPDIDGAILQTIETLQTKGVTLEEVNRAKAQLTASAILGNRDINSQAQQLGNDQTVTGDYQFTDKYLAGVQKVTPADVKRVANKYLKPSLRTVGYFEPTQISGKPGSQATNSSQTSESFNAGPPVDPAEVAKYLPKIDSETVSSTQSLPQTFELKNGLKVLLLKDTSTPTVSLSGYIQAGTEFDAAEKSGLASLTADNLTNGTKTRDALTIAKILADRGAQLGASANREGVSIGGRALARDLPILVDVLADLTQNAIFPTQELELSRQRALTSLKLELDNPGRVGRRTFQQQVYPKNHPFYNFPTEASLKAISREDLVNFYQQHYAPNNMTLAIAGDFSPKQVRSLLESKFGSWKKTTQTSSSTLPEVKLPAKTVRLNPTLPGKTQSISILGYQGISRRDPQFYPALVMNDMLGGSTLSSRLGSEIRDRLGLTYGIYSVFATGRYPGPFFIQMQTAPEDAQKAVDSTINVLKQIRSQGFSVEEINAAKSSLASSYNVEIADPDALISTILSNQVYGLSKEEIRDFSRKIQEVTPEQVNQATKDLLHPDNLVIVTVGPPLS